Within the Streptomyces vilmorinianum genome, the region GCGAGGCACCTCAGATGGGCACCGAGACCGAGGAGCAGCAGCCGACGTTCACCGTCGACGAGCTGGCCGCCCGGGCGGGCGTCACCGTGCGGACCGTCCGCTTCTACGGCACCAAGGGACTGCTGCCGCCGCCCGTGATCGGTCCGCGCCGGGTCGGGCACTACGGCCCCGGGCATCTCTCGCGCCTGGCCCTCATCGAGGAGCTCCAGCGCCAGGGCATGACGCTCGCCGCCATCGAGCGGTACCTGGAGCAGCTCCCGCCCGATCTGAGCGCCCAGGATCTGGCGATCCACCGCGCCCTCGTCGCCTCCTGGGCACCGGAGTCGGCCGAGGAGATCACCCGGCGCGAGCTGGAACGGCGCGCCGGTCGGGCCCTCGCCGACACGGACGTCGACCGGCTCGCGGCGATGGGCGTCCTCGACAAGGGCCCCGACCCGGACGTCTTCCGGCTCGACGCGACCCTGCTGCGGCTCGGCGTCGAACTCCTCGACGTGCCCATCGCGCACGAGACGATCCTCGCCTCCCGCACGGTCCTCCTCGAGCACGCGCGGGCGGCGGCGCAGGAGCTGTCCCGGCTCTTCCGGGACGAGGTGTGGAACCCGTACCGGGAGAGCGCCGAGGACCCGGATCACCTCGCCGCGATGAAGTCGCTCTCGGCGCACATGCAGCCGATGGTGATCCAGGCCCTCGTCACGGCCTTCCAGCGCTCGCTGAGCGAGGAGCTG harbors:
- a CDS encoding MerR family transcriptional regulator — translated: MGTETEEQQPTFTVDELAARAGVTVRTVRFYGTKGLLPPPVIGPRRVGHYGPGHLSRLALIEELQRQGMTLAAIERYLEQLPPDLSAQDLAIHRALVASWAPESAEEITRRELERRAGRALADTDVDRLAAMGVLDKGPDPDVFRLDATLLRLGVELLDVPIAHETILASRTVLLEHARAAAQELSRLFRDEVWNPYRESAEDPDHLAAMKSLSAHMQPMVIQALVTAFQRSLSEELRTAFRSP